GCCTGCTGAGAAAACTCAAAGACCAGCATCTGGGCTATCTGTTTGACTTCTCTATCACTCATGCCCACCAGGTAGGGAGCGAAGAAGAGGTTAACCGCATCCCAGCCTATAGCCCCGGCAAAGTGGCTCTGGAGAGCGGCGGCGAATTTTACCATGTGGGCCAGGAGGACCTCCGGATGTTTGGCCGGCTTGGCCATAGCCAGGGAGTTGGGAAGGTTCAGCCCAAATTTTTTAATGTATTCCAATGACTGCCCTGAACAATAAGGACGGTCAATAAAACCAAGGTCATGTAAATGGATGTCGCCCTTGAGGTGGGCATCGCTCACCTCAGGAGTAAAGACATGCAGGAGGGCGTACTCTTTCTTAATCCACTCGGCCAAGGTCAGATTGGTGGCCTCCGGACCATGCGGCACGTTGGCATTTTCCTTGTTCGGGTGGACAAGAAGCTGGTCAACATCATAAAGCGGGGCCCCCAGGCGGGTGTGCATGCGCCGGGTATCCTCCAGATTAAGCTCCAGAAGTTTGGCGTTTACCAGTTCCCGAATAAGAGGGCCGGTCACCATCTTTATACTGGATGAACGAATAAACTCTTCTACCTGGCAACTGATGTTTTCCGCCGTATCTCTATCGATGAACGTCTCCCGGAGAAGGGCCTCTACTATGCGTTTGCGGTCCCAGCCCATGATATCTTCCTGGGAGGTACGCACGAAAAGCGCCATATCCGTGGTTTCGTTTATAACCACCCTCTCCTGGCTGATTGAGACCGATGTGGTTGCCATCTTGTTTATTTCTGCGACAGTGCCCATTTTTCTTCCCATCTTTTATTTAGTATGTGAGAGATGATAAACGTACCATATATTGTATGTCAACCAAAAAATTTACCTGAATCATAATTTGCTAATTTTTCGAACATAAAATTAAATGCCTTCTTTGCACGGCCGGGGGTTGGAATAGAGGCGGGATGCCCGGCCCTTCAAATAATAGTTAATTATTTTAGATGGTTATGAGTAAAATGGTCTGATTATGATAAAAAACCATAGGACGGGACACAAGAAAATGCTAAGAAGTTGGCAAGGGTTCGGATATAATGGCTGCAACCTGTCAGCCTCCAGCAGACTACGGAGATATATAATCCATGTCCAAAGAGACTAATGCTGAAGATTTTCCGTCACTAATGCAAAGGAACGGCCTTTCGAAGATGTCCTCCTCAGGCGGATGCCTTATTGCCTTTGAAGGGATTGACGGCGCCGGTAAGACGACTCAGGCGCGGCTACTTTACAACTATCTTAAAGACCAGGGTCATAACGTCCTTCTGACCCGGGAACCCACAGATGGCCCTTATGGGCAGAAAATCCGTGAACTCTTCGTGAGCAGACAGAAGGTTACCCCTCAGGAAGAGCTGGATTTGTTTATCAATGACCGCAGGCAGCATGTGGAAGAGGTCATAAAACCGGCCTTGCATGAGGGCTGGATTGTTATCACCGACCGTTATTATTTTTCTACCATG
This region of Desulfovibrionales bacterium genomic DNA includes:
- a CDS encoding anaerobic ribonucleoside-triphosphate reductase, giving the protein MGTVAEINKMATTSVSISQERVVINETTDMALFVRTSQEDIMGWDRKRIVEALLRETFIDRDTAENISCQVEEFIRSSSIKMVTGPLIRELVNAKLLELNLEDTRRMHTRLGAPLYDVDQLLVHPNKENANVPHGPEATNLTLAEWIKKEYALLHVFTPEVSDAHLKGDIHLHDLGFIDRPYCSGQSLEYIKKFGLNLPNSLAMAKPAKHPEVLLAHMVKFAAALQSHFAGAIGWDAVNLFFAPYLVGMSDREVKQIAQMLVFEFSQQA
- the tmk gene encoding dTMP kinase, whose product is MSKETNAEDFPSLMQRNGLSKMSSSGGCLIAFEGIDGAGKTTQARLLYNYLKDQGHNVLLTREPTDGPYGQKIRELFVSRQKVTPQEELDLFINDRRQHVEEVIKPALHEGWIVITDRYYFSTMAYQGAMGLSVPDIRRRNEEFAPVPDLVILLIARPDETVERIRNKRREKPNNFEKEDYLRRVQDIFLSFNDRFICRIDGHDVIDAVQAGIQKAINQLITVRTARGGSPACLA